In Paraflavitalea devenefica, the following are encoded in one genomic region:
- a CDS encoding DUF5009 domain-containing protein produces MKYNTLTTQRILSIDVLRGITILVMIFVNDVAGVSGIPAWMKHVPADADAMTFVDVVFPAFLFIVGMSLPFALNNRLAKGDSFWKLQAHILWRTIGLLVLGIFMVNAEGGYNEAAMGMSIHLWSLLFYACAILVWNVYYFKQRTWGYLLQAIGAGGLLWLGFIYKGGEDGSKGLTPQWWGILGLIGWAYLLSCIIYQLVRGSIRGLLFMILVCVLWYIAGKQPAAEHNAFLQWMAGQSGHASHTSIVLSGIVLSLLFFERKKIETNTQRFMQAIILVVVTAIAAWLLRPYYAISKIHATPSWCLYCVAICSALFSFLYWLIDVKKYSSWTAFFKPAASNPLLVYILPFIIYHVQVWLGIYFMPETFHQGWLGVAWSACYAIIIMGIAIVLNKLKIRLHL; encoded by the coding sequence ATGAAGTACAATACGTTAACTACACAGCGTATTCTTTCCATCGATGTATTGAGAGGTATCACCATCCTCGTTATGATCTTTGTTAATGACGTGGCAGGTGTATCCGGCATTCCCGCCTGGATGAAACACGTGCCTGCTGATGCAGATGCCATGACATTTGTAGACGTTGTGTTCCCGGCCTTCCTTTTTATAGTAGGCATGTCATTGCCATTTGCCCTCAACAATCGCCTCGCCAAAGGCGATTCCTTCTGGAAGCTACAGGCGCATATCTTGTGGCGAACGATTGGCCTGCTGGTGCTGGGTATTTTTATGGTTAATGCGGAAGGCGGTTACAATGAGGCGGCCATGGGCATGTCTATCCATCTATGGTCGCTGTTGTTTTATGCATGCGCCATCCTTGTTTGGAATGTGTATTATTTTAAACAAAGGACCTGGGGCTACCTGCTGCAGGCCATCGGGGCCGGCGGGTTATTATGGCTTGGGTTTATCTACAAAGGCGGAGAGGATGGTTCGAAAGGGCTTACGCCACAGTGGTGGGGCATTCTCGGGCTCATTGGCTGGGCTTACTTACTTAGTTGCATCATTTACCAGTTGGTACGTGGCAGTATCAGGGGATTGCTGTTCATGATCCTGGTTTGTGTGCTGTGGTACATCGCGGGGAAACAACCGGCTGCTGAACACAATGCTTTCCTGCAATGGATGGCCGGCCAGTCAGGGCACGCTTCCCATACCAGCATCGTGCTGAGCGGTATCGTATTGTCATTACTATTTTTCGAAAGGAAGAAGATAGAGACCAATACCCAGCGCTTCATGCAGGCCATTATACTGGTGGTGGTTACCGCCATTGCTGCCTGGCTGCTCAGGCCTTACTACGCTATCTCAAAAATACATGCCACCCCTTCCTGGTGTTTATATTGTGTGGCCATCTGTTCTGCCCTGTTCAGCTTTTTATATTGGCTCATTGATGTAAAGAAATACAGTAGCTGGACAGCCTTCTTTAAACCGGCTGCCTCCAATCCCCTGCTGGTTTATATACTGCCCTTCATTATATACCATGTGCAGGTATGGCTTGGTATATACTTCATGCCGGAAACTTTCCACCAGGGTTGGCTGGGAGTTGCCTGGTCGGCCTGCTATGCAATCATCATCATGGGCATAGCCATCGTGCTCAATAAACTA